The nucleotide sequence GCAGCGCCTCCGGGCGGGCCAGCTGCACCAGCTCGGGCTGCTGGGCGAAGACCTTCTTGAAGCGCTCGTAGGCGGCGGTCCGGCTCTCGTACTCCACCGACTGCACGCCGGGGAAGTTCTGCAGGTCCTCGCGCAGGGTGGCGCAGATCGGTCCGCTGCACTCGGCGTCGCTGGTGGAGATGTCGTTGGTGAGGAAGACCGCCACCTCGACCCGGTCGAAGTAGATCTGCTCGGTCTTGTTGGTCATCTGCACGACCAGCAGCCCGGCGCCGAGGAGCCCGAGGGAGATCGCCGTGGTGATGATCATGGCGATCGTCATGGTGATGTTGCGGCGCAGGCCGGTGAAGACCTCGCTGAGTACAAAGCTGACGCGCATCGGGTCGCGGTCCTCCGGGACGTGGGAACAGGGTGCAGGGGCTAGCGGGGCGGCGCTGAGCGCAGGGTCAGCGGCCAACTCCGTACACGCCGCGCGCCTCGTCCCGCACGACCTTGCCCAGCGACAGCTCCACCACGCGGCGGCGCATGGAATCCACGATGTGGTTGTCGTGCGTGGCCATCAGCACGGTGGTGCCGGTGCGGTTGATCCGCTCCAGCAGCAGCATGATGTCCTGGCTGGTGTCGGGGTCGAGGTTGCCGGTGGGCTCGTCGGCCAGCAGCAGCAGCGGCCGGTTGACGAAGGCCCGGGCGATGGCCACCCGCTGCTGCTCGCCACCGGAGAGCTCCGAGGGCAGGCGGTCGGCCTTGCCGGCCAGCCCGACCAGGTCGAGCACCTCGGGCACCACCTTCTTGATGGTGCTGCGGGGCTTGCCGATCACCTCCAGCGCGAAGGCCACGTTGTCGGCGACGTTCTTCTGCTGCAGCAGCCGGAAGTCCTGGAACACGCAGCCGATGCGCTGGCGCAGCTTGGGCACCCGGCGGGCGGCGAGCTTGTTCACGTGGAAGTTGGCCACGTGGATGTCACCGGAGGTGGGGGCCTCCTCGCGGAGCAGCATCCGCATGAACGTGGACTTGCCCGAGCCGGAGGCGCCGATGACGAAGACGAACTCGCCCTTCTCGACCTCCATGCTCACGCCGTCCAGCGCAGGCCTGGTGGAGGACTTGTAGGACTTGGACACGTGCTCGACCCGGATCACAGGCGGGAAGTCTACCGACCCAGTCGGATTGTCCGATCCCTTCCCGACCCGGGCGCGTCACGAAAGCCGTGCTCACACGCTTTCAGGGACGCGCCGACGGTCCTCAGGCCTGGGGCTCCCGCATGCGCCAGCGGATCCCGGCCTCCAGGAAGCCGTCGATGTCGCCGTCGAGCACCTTGGTGGGGTCGCCCACCTCGTGCTCGGTGCGCAGGTCCTTCACCATCTGGTACGGGTGCAGCACGTAGGAGCGCATCTGGTTGCCCCACGAGCTGCCGCCGTCGCCCTTGAGCGCGTCCATCTCGGCGCGCTCCTCCTTGCGCTTGACCTCCAGCAGCTTGGCCTGCAGCACCTTCATGGCGGCGACCTTGTTCTGCAGCTGGCTCTTCTCGTTCTGGCAGGTGACCACGATGCCGGTGGGGATGTGGGTCAGCCGGACGGCGGAGTCGGTGGTGTTGACGCTCTGCCCACCGGGGCCGGACGAGCGGTAGACGTCCACCCGCAGGTCGCCCTCGGGGATCTCGATGTGGTCGGTGGTCTCCACCACCGGCAGCACCTCCACGTCGGCGAAGGAGGTCTGCCGCCGCGCCTGGTTGTCGAACGGGCTGATCCGTACCAGGCGGTGGGTGCCTTGCTCCACCGAGAGCGTGCCGTAGGCGTAGGGCGCCTTCACCGCGAAGGTGGCGCTCTTGATGCCCGCCTCCTCGGCGTAGGAGGTGTCGTAGACCTCGGTGCCGTAGCCGTGCCGCTCCGCCCAGCGCAGGTACATCCGCATGAGCATCTCGGCCCAGTCGGCGGCGTCCACTCCCCCGGCGCCGGAGCGGATGGTGACCAGGGCGTCGCGCTCGTCGTAGGGACCGGAGAGCAGCGTGCGGACCTCCATGGCGGCGATGTCCTCGCGCAGGGCGGC is from Rhodococcus sp. X156 and encodes:
- the prfB gene encoding peptide chain release factor 2, producing MHPDVIADLAELETTLGTVEAVLDVEELRRRVDELEQQAASPDLWNDQEHAQQVTSQLSHVQADLRRVNGLRQRLEDLPLLYELAEGEEGDAAAEATADADAERAALREDIAAMEVRTLLSGPYDERDALVTIRSGAGGVDAADWAEMLMRMYLRWAERHGYGTEVYDTSYAEEAGIKSATFAVKAPYAYGTLSVEQGTHRLVRISPFDNQARRQTSFADVEVLPVVETTDHIEIPEGDLRVDVYRSSGPGGQSVNTTDSAVRLTHIPTGIVVTCQNEKSQLQNKVAAMKVLQAKLLEVKRKEERAEMDALKGDGGSSWGNQMRSYVLHPYQMVKDLRTEHEVGDPTKVLDGDIDGFLEAGIRWRMREPQA
- the ftsE gene encoding cell division ATP-binding protein FtsE; translation: MIRVEHVSKSYKSSTRPALDGVSMEVEKGEFVFVIGASGSGKSTFMRMLLREEAPTSGDIHVANFHVNKLAARRVPKLRQRIGCVFQDFRLLQQKNVADNVAFALEVIGKPRSTIKKVVPEVLDLVGLAGKADRLPSELSGGEQQRVAIARAFVNRPLLLLADEPTGNLDPDTSQDIMLLLERINRTGTTVLMATHDNHIVDSMRRRVVELSLGKVVRDEARGVYGVGR